Proteins from a genomic interval of Papaver somniferum cultivar HN1 chromosome 4, ASM357369v1, whole genome shotgun sequence:
- the LOC113275909 gene encoding pentatricopeptide repeat-containing protein At5g06540-like, with translation MESPGLRLASTMVLMAEKCTTMKDLKRIHGHIIRTGLHFNTLILAKMLRFVSVSPNGDLRYAHKLFTQIQQPNTFFYNTLIRGYSKSQFPVESLHLFNIMRRNSVDPDEFTFTFLLKARSRMTSLGRNEIHGEVLKCGFCSHLFVQNALIHLYASKGASVEAFKVFQETMKPDVVSWSGLVVAYLKAGELDNAQLVFNKMPVKDVVSWTAIISGYSQAKRSKEALELFEQMRQSGVRPDEVTMVSVISACTHLGDLEVGSNVHRYIGENGFGWMVSLCNALIDMYAKSGCVEKARQVFDKMERKTLITWNSMVSACANHGNVEEAIELFHEMTKYGFLPEGVTFLALLTAFTHKGMVEEGVRLFECMKIEYGIEAQIEHYGCMVDMLGRAGRLKEAYELILNMPIPCNDVVLGALLGACRIYGDLDMAEPIVKRLLELKPDEGGYYILLLIFIWLQAEELKQQQ, from the coding sequence ATGGAGTCACCGGGTTTAAGGTTAGCTTCAACTATGGTTTTAATGGCAGAAAAGTGCACAACCATGAAAGACCTAAAAAGAATTCATGGGCACATAATAAGAACTGGTCTTCATTTCAACACTTTAATTCTTGCAAAAATGTTGAGATTTGTCTCTGTATCTCCAAATGGTGATTTACGATATGCTCATAAACTATTCActcaaattcaacaaccaaacACCTTCTTTTACAATACCTTAATTAGAGGTTATTCGAAGAGTCAATTCCCAGTAGAATCACTTCATTTATTTAATATTATGAGAAGAAATTCTGTTGATCCAGATGAGTTTACTTTCACTTTTCTTCTTAAAGCTCGTTCAAGAATGACTTCTTTGGGTAGAAATGAGATTCATGGGGAAGTTTTGAAATGTGGGTTTTGCTCACATTTGTTTGTTCAGAATGCGTTAATCCATCTTTATGCTTCAAAGGGTGCTTCAGTTGAGGCTTTCAAGGTTTTCCAAGAGACAATGAAACCAGATGTTGTTTCTTGGTCAGGTTTAGTTGTTGCGTATTTAAAAGCTGGTGAATTAGATAATGCGCAGCTAGTGTTTAATAAAATGCCTGTAAAAGATGTGGTTTCGTGGACTGCTATAATTTCAGGTTACTCGCAAGCTAAACGTTCCAAAGAAGCTTTAGAGTTGTTTGAGCAAATGAGGCAATCTGGTGTTCGACCAGACGAGGTAACTATGGTGAGTGTAATTTCGGCTTGCACGCATTTGGGGGACTTAGAAGTAGGATCGAATGTTCATCGCTATATTGGTGAGAATGGGTTCGGGTGGATGGTATCTCTTTGTAATGCTTTGATCGATATGTATGCAAAAAGTGGGTGTGTCGAAAAGGCAAGACAAGTTTTTGATAAAATGGAGAGGAAAACCTTGATCACTTGGAATTCCATGGTCTCAGCTTGTGCGAATCATGGAAATGTTGAAGAAGCAATTGAGTTGTTTCACGAAATGACCAAGTATGGATTTCTTCCCGAGGGGGTTACGTTTTTAGCTCTATTGACTGCTTTTACACACAAGGGGATGGTTGAAGAGGGGGTTAGATTGTTTGAGTGTATGAAGATAGAGTATGGCATTGAAGCACAAATTGAGCATTATGGGTGTATGGTGGATATGTTGGGCAGAGCAGGAAGGTTAAAGGAGGCTTATGAGCTTATATTGAACATGCCGATCCCCTGTAATGATGTAGTATTGGGTGCATTACTTGGTGCTTGTAGGATATATGGAGATTTAGATATGGCAGAGCCGATAGTGAAGAGGCTTTTGGAATTGAAGCCGGATGAGGGAGGATATTACATTTTACTTTTGATATTTATATGGCTGCAGGCCGAAGAACTGAAGCAACAGCAGTGA
- the LOC113273981 gene encoding integrin-linked protein kinase 1-like, with product MSNVGEDFDENGDGESSSAAAEAEAKAKSLQKLKEKVRVSRTSMILWHAHQNDTSAVRKLLEEDRSLILARDYDQRTPLHVASLHGWIHVAKCLLEYGADVNAQDRWKNTPLADAEGARKHTMVELLKSYGGLSYGQNGSHYEPKPVPPPQPNKCDWEVDPSELDFSNANMIGKGSFGEILRASWRGTPVAIKRILPNLSDDRMVIQDFRHEVNLLVKLRHPNVVQFLGAVTEKKPLMLITEYLRGGDLHQYLKDKSSLSTTSAINYALDIARGMAYLHNEPNVIIHRDLKPRNVLLVNSNADHLKVGDFGLSKLIKVQNSHDVYKMTGETGSYRYMAPEVFKHRKYDKKVDVFSFGMILYEMLEGDPPFAGLEPYDAAKHVAEGHRPPFRSKNSLPELKELTTQCWSADMNYRPSFLDILKRLDKIKDNLPSSDVYHWHIFTP from the exons ATGAGTAATGTTGGAGAAGATTTTGACGAAAATGGTGATGGAGAATCGTCGTCTGCCGCAGCAGAGGCAGAGGCGAAAGCTAAATCATTACAAAAATTGAAGGAAAAGGTAAGGGTAAGTAGGACGTCTATGATATTATGGCATGCACATCAAAATGATACATCGGCTGTAAGAAAACTTTTAGAAGAAGATAGATCATTGATTCTTGCTAGAGATTATGATCAGAGGACTCCGTTGCATGTAGCTTCTTTACATGGTTGGATTCATGTTGCTAAATGTCTTCTTGAATATGGCGCTGATGTTAATGCTCAAGATCGCTGGAAAAATACG CCCCTAGCTGATGCAGAGGGAGCTCGAAAGCATACTATGGTCGAGCTATTGAAATCATATGGCGGTTTGTCCTAT GGTCAAAATGGTAGTCATTATGAACCTAAGCCTGTTCCACCACCACAGCCAAACAAGTGTGATTGGGAAGTCGACCCTTCTGAGCTTGATTTCTCTAATGCAAACATGATTGGAAAG GGTTCTTTCGGTGAGATTCTGAGAGCTTCTTGGCGTGGAACACCAGTAGCCATCAAACGAATTCTTCCGAATCTCTCTGATGATAGAATGGTTAT CCAGGACTTCAGGCACGAGGTTAACTTGCTAGTGAAGCTTCGCCACCCAAATGTTGTCCAATTCCTTGGAGCAGTCACTGAGAAGAAACCACTAATGCTAATTACCGAGTATTTGAGAGGG GGTGATCTTCATCAATACCTCAAGGATAAGAGTTCACTTAGTACCACATCAGCTATTAACTATGCGTTAGACATTGCCAGAGGCATGGCTTATCTCCATAACGAGCCAAACGTCATCATTCACAGAGATTTAAAGCCAAG GAATGTTCTTTTGGTCAATTCCAATGCAGACCATTTGAAGGTGGGAGATTTCGGATTAAGCAAGCTCATTAAAGTTCAAAATTCCCATGATGTGTACAAAATGACCGGAGAAACTGGAAGTT ACCGATATATGGCTCCAGAGGTCTTCAAGCATCGAAAATACGACAAGAAAGTGGATGTTTTTTCGTTTGGGATGATATTGTATGAG ATGCTAGAAGGAGATCCACCATTTGCTGGCCTTGAACCTTATGATGCCGCGAAACATGTAGCTGAAGGACACAGACCGCCATTTCGTTCAAAAAATTCCCTCCCTGAACTCAAAGA GTTAACAACTCAGTGTTGGAGTGCTGACATGAACTATAGGCCATCTTTTCTGGATATTCTCAAAAGGCTTGATAAGATTAAAGATAACTTACCATCATCGGATGTTTATCACTGGCACATCTTTACTCCATAG